In one Neobacillus sp. CF12 genomic region, the following are encoded:
- a CDS encoding ABC transporter permease subunit has translation MKLKRALPLFIMMLPGLIYLLINNYIPMFGLIIAFKDINFAKGILGSDWIGLKNFEYLFSTRDAFVITRNTILYNGGFIIINTVLAIAVAIMLNEIKNKLAKSFYQSVILMPFLISMVIVSYLGFAFLSEDVGYLNNTILPLLGLDGFAWYSEAKYWPYILTFINMWKGIGFLCVIYLAAIIGIDQEFYEAATLDGANKWQQIIHITIPSIMPVIIMMTLLAIGRIFYSDFGLFYQVPMNSGSIYDTTNVIDTYVYRGLMQLGDIGMSAAAGLYQSIVGFVLVLVSNYLVRRKNKENALF, from the coding sequence ATGAAATTGAAAAGGGCTCTACCATTATTTATCATGATGCTGCCGGGTTTGATTTACTTGCTGATCAATAATTATATACCGATGTTTGGCCTTATCATTGCATTTAAGGATATTAATTTTGCAAAAGGGATTCTGGGAAGTGATTGGATTGGGTTAAAGAACTTCGAATACTTGTTTAGTACAAGAGATGCTTTTGTGATAACGCGTAATACCATTCTCTATAATGGAGGATTCATTATTATAAATACGGTATTGGCCATCGCGGTAGCGATTATGTTGAACGAAATTAAAAATAAACTGGCGAAAAGTTTTTATCAAAGTGTCATCCTTATGCCATTTTTGATTTCTATGGTTATTGTCAGTTATTTGGGATTCGCCTTCCTGAGTGAAGATGTAGGTTATCTGAACAATACCATTTTACCATTGCTTGGGCTTGATGGATTCGCCTGGTATTCGGAGGCAAAATATTGGCCTTATATTTTAACCTTCATTAATATGTGGAAGGGTATCGGTTTCTTGTGTGTCATTTACCTGGCTGCCATAATCGGAATCGACCAAGAATTCTATGAAGCTGCCACATTGGATGGAGCGAATAAATGGCAGCAAATCATACATATAACCATTCCCTCCATTATGCCAGTCATTATCATGATGACATTATTGGCAATCGGCCGCATATTCTACTCCGATTTCGGTTTGTTCTATCAAGTACCTATGAATTCGGGTTCCATCTATGACACCACAAATGTTATTGATACCTATGTTTACCGTGGGTTAATGCAACTAGGGGATATCGGGATGTCCGCTGCAGCAGGATTATATCAATCCATTGTAGGATTTGTCCTTGTGTTAGTATCGAATTATCTCGTACGTAGAAAGAACAAAGAAAATGCATTATTTTAA
- a CDS encoding sensor histidine kinase, protein MKLTKWIVSSLRTKLLIMFVLLTVIPLILVGVISYVKSIHIISENANSFAKVQANEVSQEIDVIFQDVKRFTEIGKQESTIQFLINQDNTQEEAKTILNMFSFYREIYQSSKYMRSINIFNLDGKVISERYGVHQLETPPSRNPDFKMLINQKEENIIQPTVHNGLPVISITSSVVSEITDEVIGFINIIVDASAIKDILKEDSLGDTGSFHIETGFGESVFFSSKGDEGRYFISDWNSIRKKDSGVVTNSSGTVVTVFDTVETTGWKVIGQAPTNEIMRDANEIRRLIIFTVACSIIFTITLYFFISNKLIRPIRLLKQKMSLASLGNLDVKVVNESADEIADLGNSFNSMIAKIKSLLEKSVEEQKQLTKAEFRALQSQINPHFLYNTLDNIIWMAESKKSTEVIEMTNALSYFFRITLSGGKDWITIREEIEHIRNYLIIQKIRYRDILDVSFHINEEIFHYKVLKFSLQPLVENAIYHGIKNKRGKGLIIIKGDFDWNGNICIQIIDNGIGIKEERLREIRHQLSQGVPLKSESGGFGMYNVQQRIELYYGRPFGLTINSHYQEGTIICLTIPAEVDTDEKNLSIG, encoded by the coding sequence ATGAAACTTACAAAATGGATTGTTTCTAGCTTGCGAACCAAACTACTTATCATGTTTGTCCTTTTAACCGTTATTCCACTTATCTTAGTAGGAGTTATTTCTTATGTTAAGTCGATACATATTATTTCAGAGAATGCTAATTCCTTTGCCAAAGTACAAGCCAACGAGGTAAGCCAGGAAATAGACGTCATTTTCCAGGACGTCAAACGATTCACTGAAATTGGTAAACAGGAAAGCACGATTCAGTTTTTAATTAATCAAGATAACACCCAAGAAGAAGCCAAAACCATCTTAAATATGTTTTCTTTTTATAGGGAAATTTATCAATCCAGTAAATACATGCGTTCCATTAATATTTTCAACCTTGACGGTAAGGTTATTAGTGAAAGGTATGGAGTGCACCAATTAGAAACTCCCCCTAGTAGAAATCCAGATTTTAAGATGTTAATCAATCAAAAGGAAGAAAATATCATCCAGCCGACCGTACATAATGGACTGCCGGTAATCTCGATTACAAGTTCCGTTGTTTCGGAAATCACCGATGAAGTGATTGGTTTTATTAATATCATTGTAGATGCCTCAGCTATAAAGGATATCCTTAAAGAGGATTCATTAGGTGATACTGGTTCCTTCCATATTGAAACGGGGTTTGGGGAATCTGTTTTTTTCTCATCTAAGGGCGATGAGGGACGGTATTTTATTTCAGACTGGAATTCGATAAGAAAAAAAGATTCAGGAGTCGTTACAAATTCCTCCGGGACGGTGGTAACCGTTTTTGATACGGTAGAAACAACTGGCTGGAAAGTTATTGGTCAGGCTCCCACTAACGAGATAATGAGAGATGCCAATGAAATTAGGAGATTAATTATTTTTACTGTGGCATGTAGCATTATTTTTACCATTACCCTTTATTTTTTCATCTCTAATAAACTCATTAGACCTATACGTCTTTTAAAACAGAAAATGAGTTTGGCATCCCTCGGAAATTTGGACGTAAAGGTAGTAAATGAAAGTGCAGACGAAATTGCTGACCTTGGAAATAGTTTTAATAGCATGATTGCGAAAATCAAATCATTGCTTGAAAAAAGTGTTGAAGAACAAAAGCAACTGACAAAAGCTGAATTTCGTGCACTGCAGAGCCAGATCAACCCCCATTTTCTCTACAACACCTTGGACAATATCATTTGGATGGCTGAATCGAAAAAAAGTACAGAGGTAATTGAGATGACAAACGCCCTCTCATACTTTTTCCGTATTACACTAAGCGGAGGTAAAGATTGGATTACAATCCGTGAGGAAATAGAGCATATTCGAAACTATCTAATTATCCAAAAAATTAGGTATCGAGATATTTTAGACGTGTCTTTTCATATTAATGAGGAAATCTTTCACTACAAAGTCTTAAAATTTTCGTTACAGCCGCTTGTTGAAAATGCCATCTACCATGGAATTAAAAACAAACGAGGCAAAGGATTAATTATCATAAAAGGAGATTTTGACTGGAACGGAAATATCTGTATTCAGATTATTGATAATGGAATTGGCATTAAAGAAGAACGTTTGAGAGAGATTAGGCATCAGTTATCTCAAGGAGTCCCTCTAAAAAGTGAGAGCGGTGGCTTTGGAATGTACAATGTTCAACAAAGAATTGAACTTTATTACGGCAGGCCGTTTGGTTTAACAATCAATAGTCATTATCAAGAAGGTACCATTATTTGTTTAACCATTCCAGCGGAGGTAGATACGGATGAAAAAAATCTTTCTATTGGATGA
- a CDS encoding response regulator codes for MKKIFLLDDEVQVREGIKNSIDWKKEGFIYCGDASDGEIALPLVEKYQPEIVITDIKMPFMDGLEFSRILREKMPAVKIIILSGHDEFEYAREAMRVQITEYCLKPISANELLKILHKVSHQIDQERLAKNHLTELQNLASQSKSITKETYLNDLCQGIYSPSEAINKATHLGIDLVSSYYYILIMEAKDAFEIDSINWIIEQYSCLQFKENPKEIIFIMKGESKARLEHEARLLREKILAIREQNIESPLIFGFGKVQSRIQGIAVSFLEAEEEKNYHKIIHKHKQIDNDQDVSANHEVFLSNRNELVEFLKNGDFGSITDFSNRYTLFLQGGNNTAPFFIYYSLLDFTITVKQYIKETGMEDSVLMQEINTIEMRAGWIREYSEVNRYITEMLQTVFKSAIQSGGSYSPVIHKAMDYIQSHFHDTQLSLQSIANRVNVSPSYFSHMFSQETGQTLVEYITNIRMEHAKRLLKSTNEKTYEIAQKVGYNDSHYFCNLFKKLTGMTTRQFKLRG; via the coding sequence ATGAAAAAAATCTTTCTATTGGATGATGAAGTACAGGTCCGTGAAGGAATTAAGAATAGTATCGATTGGAAAAAAGAAGGGTTTATCTACTGCGGTGATGCTTCAGATGGAGAAATCGCCCTCCCTTTAGTCGAAAAATATCAACCAGAGATCGTCATCACAGATATCAAAATGCCTTTTATGGACGGACTAGAATTTAGTAGAATTCTTCGTGAAAAAATGCCAGCCGTCAAAATAATTATTTTAAGTGGTCATGATGAATTTGAATATGCTCGTGAAGCTATGAGAGTTCAAATTACAGAATATTGCTTAAAACCAATTAGCGCTAATGAATTACTAAAAATCTTACATAAAGTATCACATCAAATTGACCAGGAGCGGCTGGCGAAGAACCACCTCACCGAACTACAAAATCTTGCCTCTCAAAGCAAGTCCATAACGAAAGAAACCTATTTAAACGATTTATGCCAAGGTATTTACTCACCTTCTGAAGCGATTAACAAAGCCACTCATCTAGGAATCGACCTGGTTTCAAGTTATTATTATATTCTTATTATGGAAGCAAAAGATGCATTTGAAATCGATTCTATTAATTGGATAATAGAGCAATATTCCTGTCTCCAATTTAAAGAGAACCCAAAGGAAATTATTTTCATTATGAAAGGTGAATCCAAAGCCAGACTCGAACATGAAGCAAGATTATTAAGGGAAAAGATTCTTGCCATTCGAGAACAGAATATTGAAAGCCCTTTAATTTTTGGATTTGGAAAAGTACAATCTCGTATTCAAGGAATTGCTGTTTCGTTTTTAGAAGCAGAAGAAGAAAAGAACTACCATAAAATTATTCATAAGCACAAACAGATTGACAATGATCAGGACGTTTCAGCCAATCATGAAGTATTCCTCTCAAATCGTAATGAATTAGTAGAATTTCTAAAAAACGGGGACTTTGGTTCAATTACTGACTTTTCAAATAGATATACTTTATTTTTACAAGGAGGAAATAATACGGCACCCTTCTTTATCTATTATTCTTTACTAGATTTTACAATTACCGTTAAGCAATATATTAAAGAAACTGGGATGGAAGACTCGGTACTAATGCAAGAAATTAATACCATAGAGATGCGAGCAGGCTGGATAAGGGAATATTCAGAGGTTAATCGATACATAACGGAGATGTTGCAAACAGTTTTCAAATCAGCAATTCAGTCAGGTGGTTCTTATAGTCCAGTTATTCATAAAGCAATGGATTATATTCAAAGTCACTTTCATGATACACAATTATCCCTACAGAGTATCGCAAACCGTGTCAATGTCAGCCCTTCTTACTTCAGCCATATGTTTAGTCAGGAAACCGGGCAGACATTAGTTGAGTATATCACCAACATAAGGATGGAGCATGCAAAAAGACTGCTCAAATCAACAAATGAAAAAACTTATGAAATTGCCCAAAAAGTTGGCTATAACGATTCTCATTATTTCTGCAATTTATTCAAAAAATTAACGGGAATGACCACAAGACAATTTAAGTTACGTGGATAG